A section of the Citrobacter farmeri genome encodes:
- a CDS encoding DUF1493 family protein, producing MLLPDEQEFLNYVTDNYSEHKRPVSKEWTFQEFFNLVPEDLEDMLIDLFTRYGIEHTNFTLDNYFEPELFWWQWKRKKEWKGRQLKPLTLEMIIESARAGCWLYD from the coding sequence ATGCTATTACCCGATGAGCAAGAGTTCTTAAACTACGTCACCGATAACTATAGCGAGCACAAACGCCCTGTCAGCAAGGAATGGACGTTTCAGGAGTTTTTTAATCTCGTGCCTGAAGATCTGGAGGATATGCTCATTGACTTATTCACGAGATATGGCATTGAGCACACTAATTTTACACTCGATAACTACTTTGAGCCTGAACTGTTCTGGTGGCAATGGAAGCGCAAAAAAGAGTGGAAAGGTCGCCAACTGAAGCCGCTGACGCTCGAAATGATTATTGAATCAGCAAGGGCTGGATGCTGGCTGTATGACTAA
- a CDS encoding STM2901 family protein — MDTTEELGSTYFYQGNANVTPQELFWLIFAEGLANHLGISIETAATILTGLPLIPKRKVLGASGSRTSLASKLARKIFKDARFPDGIRVETTIGMGKSRFTNKIGSAIGRAVPYVGYAQAALVFSLVARETRYKYNLIVKPKDRIAWIYF; from the coding sequence ATGGATACAACAGAGGAACTTGGTAGCACCTATTTTTATCAAGGCAATGCAAATGTAACACCGCAAGAACTGTTCTGGTTAATATTCGCCGAAGGCCTGGCAAATCACTTGGGGATATCCATAGAGACAGCGGCAACGATTTTAACCGGATTGCCCCTTATACCTAAGCGTAAAGTCCTTGGAGCATCAGGCTCCCGAACCAGTTTAGCATCAAAACTCGCTCGTAAAATTTTCAAGGACGCCCGATTCCCGGATGGCATTAGAGTTGAAACCACAATAGGTATGGGTAAGAGTCGGTTCACTAATAAAATAGGATCTGCAATAGGCAGAGCCGTTCCATATGTCGGCTATGCACAAGCAGCGCTAGTATTTAGCCTTGTTGCCAGAGAAACGAGATATAAATACAACTTGATAGTAAAACCCAAAGATCGTATTGCCTGGATATATTTCTGA
- a CDS encoding cobalamin-independent methionine synthase II family protein, with amino-acid sequence MQRQQAPFRAEVVGSFLRPDDIKVARQQFSRGEITAPQLRAVEDDAIRRVVEQQCACGLHVVTDGEFRRAWWHFDFFDGLQGVERYDSQQGIQFNGVQTKAHGVRVTGKLAFGEHPMLEDFRYLKSISGNAQPKMTIPSPSVLHFRGGRKDIDASVYPDLEAYFDDLATTWRDAIHAFYAAGCRYLQLDDTVWAYLCSDAQRQQIRERGDCPDALARIYADVINRALADKPADLTVGLHVCRGNFRSTWISEGGYEPVAEILFGSVNVDAFFLEYDNDRSGDFAPLRFIRPGHQQVVLGLVTTKNGELENPEGVKARLQEAAHYVDKAQICLSPQCGFASTEEGNTLTEAQQWNKIKLITEIAQQVW; translated from the coding sequence CGCGCGGGGAGATAACCGCACCGCAGTTACGCGCGGTCGAAGACGACGCGATTCGCCGGGTGGTCGAACAGCAGTGCGCCTGCGGCCTGCACGTCGTCACCGACGGTGAGTTTCGTCGCGCCTGGTGGCATTTTGATTTCTTCGACGGTCTGCAAGGGGTTGAACGTTATGACTCACAGCAGGGTATTCAGTTTAATGGTGTGCAGACTAAAGCGCACGGCGTACGGGTTACTGGCAAACTGGCATTCGGCGAGCATCCGATGCTGGAAGATTTCCGCTATCTGAAGAGCATCAGCGGTAACGCGCAACCTAAGATGACTATTCCCAGCCCCAGTGTGCTGCATTTTCGCGGAGGGCGTAAGGATATTGATGCCTCTGTGTATCCGGATCTTGAGGCCTATTTTGACGATCTGGCGACCACCTGGCGCGATGCTATCCACGCTTTCTACGCCGCAGGCTGTCGCTATCTGCAACTGGATGACACCGTATGGGCGTATCTCTGCTCTGATGCCCAGCGCCAGCAAATTCGCGAGCGCGGGGACTGCCCTGACGCCCTGGCGCGGATTTATGCCGATGTTATCAACCGGGCGCTGGCGGATAAACCGGCCGACCTGACGGTGGGTTTGCACGTCTGCCGCGGTAACTTCCGCTCAACCTGGATCTCCGAAGGCGGTTATGAACCGGTTGCGGAGATCCTGTTCGGCAGTGTCAACGTCGATGCTTTCTTCCTGGAGTATGACAACGATCGCTCCGGCGACTTTGCGCCGCTGCGTTTTATTCGCCCTGGTCACCAGCAGGTGGTACTGGGACTGGTTACCACCAAAAATGGCGAACTGGAAAACCCGGAGGGCGTGAAAGCGCGCCTGCAGGAAGCGGCACATTATGTTGATAAAGCGCAAATTTGCCTCAGCCCGCAGTGCGGTTTTGCTTCAACGGAAGAGGGGAATACCCTCACGGAAGCCCAGCAGTGGAACAAAATCAAACTTATCACCGAAATAGCCCAACAGGTCTGGTAA